A section of the Solitalea canadensis DSM 3403 genome encodes:
- the nhaA gene encoding Na+/H+ antiporter NhaA: protein MTLLQSTIKKRLFNPFTAFLKTEQASGIILIVCTLVSIIVSNTQWGEAYIHFWHEKIGVAGFGAEFKLSVEHWINDGLMVVFFLVVGLEIKRELLTGELSSVKKASLPLIAALGGMVVPAIIYFAINKGTPTEHGWGIPMATDIAFALGILSLLGKRVPVSLKVFLTALAVVDDLGAILVIAVVYTQTVVLQSLYIALGIFVFLLVLNRLKVANIFIYLLGGAFMWYFMLKSGVHATIAGVLLAAAIPMNSPYSNHSPAELLEHSLHQFSSFVIMPLFALANTCIVFNTNVFSIYGTELGLGIILGLLLGKPLGIAGFSFLAVKTKIASLPANAGFKKVIGIGFLGGIGFTMSIFISILAFKEIEIQTFSKIAVLTGSMLSGLLGYILIYMGINKKQVDVATEELTE, encoded by the coding sequence ATGACCTTATTACAGAGCACCATTAAAAAACGTTTATTTAATCCCTTTACCGCCTTTCTTAAAACAGAACAGGCATCAGGTATCATTCTTATCGTTTGTACACTTGTTTCCATTATTGTGAGTAATACGCAATGGGGAGAAGCCTATATTCATTTTTGGCATGAGAAAATTGGTGTAGCCGGTTTTGGCGCTGAATTTAAATTGAGTGTAGAACATTGGATTAACGACGGTTTAATGGTTGTTTTCTTTTTGGTCGTTGGACTCGAAATAAAACGTGAACTCTTAACTGGAGAGTTGTCTTCTGTTAAAAAAGCGTCATTGCCATTAATAGCTGCCTTAGGTGGAATGGTGGTACCTGCCATTATCTATTTTGCTATTAATAAAGGAACTCCAACCGAACACGGATGGGGGATTCCAATGGCTACAGATATTGCGTTTGCATTAGGAATACTATCCTTGTTAGGTAAACGAGTGCCGGTAAGCTTAAAGGTGTTCTTAACAGCATTGGCCGTTGTTGATGATTTGGGGGCAATTTTAGTGATCGCAGTTGTTTATACGCAAACTGTGGTTTTACAAAGTTTATATATAGCATTAGGCATATTCGTTTTTCTATTGGTGTTAAATCGATTAAAGGTGGCTAATATTTTCATTTATTTGCTCGGAGGAGCATTCATGTGGTATTTTATGCTAAAGTCGGGGGTACATGCAACCATAGCAGGTGTTTTATTGGCAGCCGCTATCCCAATGAACTCTCCTTATTCCAATCATTCACCTGCCGAATTGCTTGAACATAGCCTGCATCAGTTTTCTTCATTTGTTATTATGCCACTATTTGCATTGGCTAATACATGCATAGTCTTTAATACCAATGTTTTTTCTATTTATGGTACCGAGCTTGGCTTGGGTATTATCTTAGGTTTATTGTTAGGGAAACCGTTAGGCATTGCAGGGTTCTCATTTCTGGCTGTAAAAACTAAAATTGCGTCGTTACCTGCTAATGCTGGTTTCAAAAAAGTTATTGGAATTGGATTTTTAGGAGGGATTGGGTTTACCATGTCTATATTTATTTCAATATTGGCCTTCAAGGAAATAGAAATACAAACATTTTCTAAAATTGCTGTTTTAACCGGGTCAATGCTCTCGGGCTTGCTCGGCTACATTTTGATCTACATGGGAATAAATAAAAAGCAGGTGGATGTAGCAACAGAAGAATTAACAGAATAA
- the trpB gene encoding tryptophan synthase subunit beta, producing the protein MGNTKINYYVDERGYYGEFGGAYIPEMLYPNVEELRQNYLNIINDPDFQKEFKELLTDYVGRETPLFFAKRLSDRYGANVYLKREDLNHTGAHKVNNTIGQILLAERLGKKRIIAETGAGQHGVATATVCALRGLECVVYMGEIDIKRQAPNVARMKMLGATVKPATSGSKTLKDATNEAMRDWINNPVDTHYIIGSVVGPHPYPDMVARFQSVISAEVKSQLKAKIGTELPDYVLACVGGGSNAMGAFYHFLNDESVKLIAAEAAGHGVDSGKSAATTILGKEGVLHGSRSLLMQTEDGQVVEPHSISAGLDYPGIGPQHAHLFKTGRGTYVAVTDDEAMQAGKLLAQLEGIIPAIESSHALAYLEKMNFKGGENVVVCLSGRGDKDLQTYMDYFGF; encoded by the coding sequence TGGAGGGGCTTATATTCCGGAAATGTTATACCCTAACGTTGAAGAATTACGTCAAAACTACCTAAACATCATCAATGATCCGGATTTTCAAAAAGAATTTAAGGAACTGCTAACTGATTATGTTGGACGCGAAACGCCATTGTTCTTTGCTAAACGTTTATCAGATCGTTACGGGGCTAATGTTTATTTAAAACGTGAAGACCTTAATCATACGGGTGCTCATAAAGTAAACAATACAATCGGTCAGATCTTGTTGGCTGAGCGTCTTGGAAAGAAACGTATTATCGCAGAAACTGGTGCAGGCCAGCACGGAGTAGCAACAGCAACTGTTTGTGCCTTACGAGGTCTGGAATGCGTTGTTTACATGGGAGAGATCGATATAAAACGCCAGGCGCCAAATGTGGCTCGTATGAAAATGCTAGGCGCAACTGTAAAGCCAGCAACTTCAGGAAGTAAAACGCTAAAAGACGCTACCAATGAGGCTATGCGTGATTGGATCAATAATCCGGTGGATACTCATTATATTATTGGTTCGGTGGTAGGGCCTCATCCTTATCCGGATATGGTTGCCCGTTTTCAATCGGTAATAAGCGCTGAGGTAAAAAGTCAGTTAAAAGCAAAGATCGGTACAGAATTGCCAGATTATGTATTGGCGTGTGTGGGTGGTGGAAGTAATGCCATGGGTGCATTTTATCATTTTTTGAATGATGAATCAGTAAAATTAATTGCTGCCGAAGCCGCAGGACATGGTGTAGATTCCGGAAAGTCTGCTGCAACTACAATTTTAGGGAAAGAAGGTGTGCTTCATGGAAGTCGTTCATTATTGATGCAAACTGAAGACGGTCAGGTGGTGGAACCTCACTCTATTTCAGCCGGTTTGGATTACCCAGGAATTGGTCCTCAGCACGCTCATTTATTTAAAACTGGCAGAGGAACTTATGTCGCAGTTACCGATGATGAAGCTATGCAAGCGGGCAAACTGCTAGCTCAGTTGGAAGGAATAATTCCGGCTATAGAATCATCTCATGCATTAGCTTATCTTGAAAAAATGAACTTCAAAGGAGGCGAAAATGTAGTAGTTTGTTTATCGGGCCGCGGCGACAAAGATTTACAAACCTATATGGATTATTTTGGATTTTAA
- the trpA gene encoding tryptophan synthase subunit alpha — protein MNNRLIELFKHKNKDLLSVYFTAGYPQLNDTLTIAKALEKAGADFLEIGFPYSDPVADGPTIQNSSQKALENGMTLKVLFQQLENLRKEISIPIILMGYVNPVIQYGVGRFCEDAAKVGVDGVIVPDLPMYEYEELYRNTFEQNNLSNIFLITPQSSDERIRKIDELSTGFIYALSSSSTTGNKLQVDGSQIDAYFDRLKGLQLKNPLMIGFGINDRKSFEKACTSANGAIIGSAFVKILDNGFNEQQISDFVKAIK, from the coding sequence ATGAACAATCGACTGATCGAACTATTCAAACATAAAAATAAAGACCTGCTTTCTGTTTATTTTACAGCAGGTTATCCGCAGTTAAATGATACGCTCACCATTGCTAAAGCGCTTGAAAAAGCTGGAGCTGATTTTTTGGAGATTGGGTTTCCTTATTCGGATCCGGTAGCTGACGGTCCAACTATTCAGAACAGCAGCCAAAAGGCATTAGAAAATGGAATGACATTGAAGGTATTGTTCCAACAACTGGAGAATCTACGTAAGGAAATTTCAATACCTATTATTTTAATGGGTTATGTAAATCCTGTTATTCAGTATGGTGTTGGACGTTTTTGTGAAGACGCTGCCAAAGTAGGAGTGGATGGAGTTATTGTCCCGGATTTGCCAATGTATGAGTATGAAGAACTGTACAGAAATACATTTGAACAAAATAATTTAAGTAATATCTTCCTGATAACCCCACAAAGCTCAGATGAGCGTATTCGTAAAATTGATGAATTAAGCACCGGATTTATTTACGCCCTATCGTCTTCATCTACAACAGGTAATAAATTACAAGTTGATGGTTCGCAAATAGATGCGTATTTTGATCGTCTTAAAGGACTTCAGCTTAAAAATCCTTTAATGATTGGCTTTGGGATTAATGACCGTAAAAGCTTTGAAAAAGCCTGTACATCGGCTAACGGAGCAATTATTGGTAGCGCTTTCGTTAAAATTTTGGACAACGGGTTCAACGAGCAACAAATCAGTGATTTTGTAAAGGCAATCAAGTAG
- a CDS encoding HPP family protein → MPRKYIAKFKTAERSPSAPHVSHAIYSLLGGLLAISLITLLSHSTATPLLIAPFGATCVLAFGVPDSPLAQPRNIIGGHLIAAVIGLCCFYLMGNTWYSLALGVSISIAVMQMTRTIHPPAGANPLVIILTGAKWNFIFSPILVGSVTLVAIALIFNNLSSKRRYPRYWL, encoded by the coding sequence ATGCCCAGAAAGTATATTGCTAAATTTAAAACAGCTGAACGAAGCCCAAGTGCACCACATGTCTCACACGCTATTTATTCACTTTTAGGTGGATTGCTCGCCATTTCATTAATCACTTTATTATCACATTCAACTGCTACTCCATTACTTATTGCACCATTCGGAGCAACATGTGTATTGGCATTTGGCGTTCCCGATAGTCCATTGGCTCAACCAAGAAACATCATTGGAGGACATTTAATTGCTGCTGTTATAGGTTTATGCTGTTTTTATTTAATGGGGAACACTTGGTATTCACTAGCCTTGGGAGTAAGCATTTCAATTGCAGTTATGCAGATGACCCGAACCATTCACCCTCCTGCAGGAGCCAATCCGTTGGTAATTATTCTTACCGGAGCCAAATGGAATTTTATATTCAGCCCTATTTTAGTCGGATCTGTTACTTTAGTAGCAATTGCACTGATATTTAATAATCTGAGTAGTAAAAGGCGCTATCCAAGATATTGGTTATAA